From the Elusimicrobiota bacterium genome, one window contains:
- a CDS encoding Gfo/Idh/MocA family oxidoreductase, translated as MKGAIIGFGQVAEDAHAPALLRGEGLEIAAVVDASAKRREAAQKALPGARVYADTAALYAAEKLDFVDIATPPYLHFEQCREALKRKLHVLCEKPLVFTRREFETLRADSLKHKRALFPMHNWKYAPIYRKWHELLRAEAVGPIRHIELHVLRKKPAAVAGKDGSNWRLQRSQAGGGILVDHGWHNLYLLVWLMGAAPERMDAVLQTPAGGDADDEATGLLRFPGASALMHLSWRAPVRAQWGTAYGREGSIEMLDDRLVLRSRDGAERTIRFPEKLSAGSAHPEWLRAMLPDFTAACARFDPAEPTLAEAGHCAALIESAYRRTPCDAEAAAA; from the coding sequence ATGAAAGGCGCGATCATCGGGTTCGGCCAGGTCGCCGAAGACGCACACGCCCCGGCGCTGCTGCGCGGCGAGGGGCTCGAGATCGCGGCGGTGGTGGACGCCAGCGCCAAACGCCGCGAGGCCGCCCAGAAGGCCCTCCCCGGCGCGCGCGTCTACGCGGACACGGCGGCGCTCTACGCGGCGGAGAAGCTCGACTTCGTCGACATCGCCACGCCGCCCTACCTGCACTTCGAACAGTGCCGGGAGGCGCTCAAGCGGAAGCTCCATGTCCTCTGCGAGAAGCCGCTCGTGTTCACGCGCAGGGAGTTCGAGACCCTGCGCGCGGATTCGCTCAAGCACAAGCGCGCGCTCTTCCCGATGCACAACTGGAAGTACGCGCCGATCTACCGCAAGTGGCACGAGCTGCTGCGCGCGGAAGCGGTCGGCCCCATCCGCCATATCGAGCTCCACGTGCTCCGCAAGAAACCCGCGGCCGTCGCCGGAAAGGACGGCTCCAACTGGCGCCTCCAGCGCAGCCAGGCGGGCGGCGGGATCCTCGTCGACCACGGCTGGCACAACCTCTACCTCCTCGTCTGGCTCATGGGCGCCGCGCCGGAGAGGATGGACGCGGTCCTGCAGACCCCCGCGGGAGGCGACGCGGACGACGAGGCGACCGGGCTGCTGCGCTTTCCCGGCGCCAGCGCCCTGATGCACCTGAGCTGGCGGGCCCCCGTCCGGGCCCAATGGGGCACGGCCTACGGCCGCGAGGGCTCCATCGAGATGCTCGACGACCGCCTCGTGCTCCGGAGCCGGGACGGCGCGGAGCGGACGATCCGCTTCCCCGAGAAGCTCTCCGCCGGCTCGGCGCATCCGGAGTGGCTGCGCGCCATGCTGCCCGACTTCACGGCCGCCTGCGCGCGCTTCGACCCTGCGGAGCCCACCCTCGCCGAGGCCGGACACTGCGCGGCCCTCATCGAATCCGCCTACCGGCGGACCCCGTGCGACGCGGAGGCTGCGGCCGCTTGA
- a CDS encoding N-acetyltransferase, with protein MLIVRPEKSEESPLVEEIIRRAYGREDEIRMLAALRGTPDFIPQLSLVADEEGSLRGYALFMKAAVEAASSVHSAASLMMLAVHPEHRKQGVGERLIRHGGERCRSLGREIIFVFGDFGYFSRVGFKLAQDLNLTSDIVHPQMPLLTLDLAGRLAAAGSGTVHYPQILRRM; from the coding sequence ATGCTCATCGTACGACCGGAGAAGAGCGAAGAGTCTCCTCTCGTCGAGGAGATCATCCGCCGCGCCTACGGGCGGGAGGATGAGATTCGCATGCTCGCCGCCCTGCGGGGGACGCCGGACTTCATCCCGCAGCTCTCCCTGGTCGCCGACGAGGAAGGCTCCCTGCGCGGCTACGCCCTCTTCATGAAGGCCGCGGTGGAAGCCGCCTCCTCCGTCCACTCCGCCGCGTCGCTGATGATGCTCGCCGTCCACCCGGAGCACCGGAAGCAGGGGGTCGGCGAGCGCCTCATCCGCCACGGGGGAGAGCGCTGCCGGAGCCTCGGGCGCGAGATCATCTTCGTCTTCGGAGACTTCGGCTACTTCTCACGCGTCGGCTTCAAGCTGGCCCAGGACCTGAACCTGACCTCCGACATCGTCCATCCCCAGATGCCGCTGCTGACGCTGGACCTCGCCGGCCGGCTCGCCGCCGCCGGATCCGGAACCGTCCACTACCCCCAGATCCTCCGCCGGATGTAG
- a CDS encoding CDP-alcohol phosphatidyltransferase family protein, which yields MTEPLDVILLVNHPGMLHERLAGMTLLERQLFTLRNAGVRRVLLSAHTPGTAALASLRRPAGLEIILQDELKTPWTPPYASVSADHLLRSDAVASLLKRPHAQPTAYHDEAGRSVVQFTPFSDENAPTCERALMPAGSCLALENPLDGEPTMAWLFRDAGKSHDSFMARHFDRRLSTALSRRLLDTRITPNAMTVFSTLVGVFGAALMAYGGYAATLAGTLVVWAHTVFDGCDGELARLRFQQSALGGFLDFWGDNVVHACLFFGLGVGLMRSMGGIHFLLIGAAAAVGALLTAWDVYRHRAAHAEPGRPLFDGLGEQLASESSAASPALRRLAALEDALARRDFVYLLILLAWIDYPEAFLWAAGIGTPLFLWALIYLRHAGEGRTLSAPLRRTS from the coding sequence TTGACCGAGCCCCTGGACGTCATCCTCCTCGTCAACCACCCCGGGATGCTGCACGAGCGGCTCGCGGGGATGACGCTTCTGGAGCGGCAGCTCTTCACCCTGCGCAACGCGGGGGTGCGCCGGGTCCTGCTCAGCGCGCACACCCCGGGCACGGCGGCGCTCGCCTCGCTGCGGCGCCCCGCGGGCCTCGAGATCATCCTCCAGGACGAGCTCAAAACCCCCTGGACCCCGCCCTACGCCTCGGTCTCCGCGGACCATCTCCTGAGGTCCGACGCCGTCGCGAGCCTGCTGAAGCGCCCGCACGCGCAGCCGACCGCCTATCATGACGAGGCGGGCCGCAGCGTCGTTCAGTTCACTCCCTTCTCCGACGAGAACGCCCCGACCTGCGAGCGCGCGCTGATGCCGGCGGGCTCCTGCCTCGCCCTGGAGAACCCGCTCGACGGCGAGCCCACGATGGCCTGGCTGTTCCGGGACGCGGGGAAAAGCCACGACAGCTTCATGGCCCGCCACTTCGACCGCCGGCTCTCGACGGCCCTCTCGCGCCGCCTGCTCGATACGCGCATCACCCCGAACGCGATGACCGTCTTCAGCACGCTGGTCGGCGTCTTCGGCGCCGCGCTCATGGCGTACGGCGGCTACGCGGCGACGCTCGCCGGCACGCTCGTCGTCTGGGCGCACACGGTGTTCGACGGCTGCGACGGCGAGCTCGCGCGCCTGCGCTTCCAGCAGAGCGCGCTCGGAGGCTTCCTCGACTTCTGGGGCGACAACGTCGTCCACGCCTGCCTCTTCTTCGGGCTGGGCGTGGGCCTCATGCGCTCGATGGGCGGCATCCACTTCCTCCTCATCGGCGCCGCCGCGGCCGTCGGAGCGCTGCTCACCGCTTGGGACGTCTATCGGCACCGCGCCGCGCACGCGGAACCCGGCCGCCCGCTCTTCGACGGCCTCGGGGAGCAGCTCGCTTCCGAGTCCTCCGCCGCCTCGCCCGCGCTGCGGCGCCTGGCCGCCCTCGAGGACGCCCTGGCCCGGCGCGACTTCGTCTATCTGCTCATCCTCCTCGCCTGGATCGACTACCCGGAGGCCTTCCTCTGGGCGGCCGGGATCGGGACCCCGCTCTTCCTCTGGGCCCTGATCTACCTGCGCCACGCCGGCGAGGGCCGAACGCTTTCCGCACCCCTCAGGAGGACGTCATGA
- a CDS encoding inositol-3-phosphate synthase, with protein sequence MNDPKNIKPCRGRLGVLMPGMGAITSTFLAGLMLHRKKLGQLTGSLTQLQTIRLGKRYENRRPLIKDFVPLAKIDDLVFGGWDIFTDTMYEAALNASVLPEVRLRPVREELEAIRPMSAVFDRSFIRNLDGPNVKKGKTKWDLAQQLIEDIQDFKSRNRCERLVMVWCGSTEILPEHGRAHLSTEEFEKGLKKNSPSIPPSMIYAYAAAKLGIPYANGAPNLSMDVPALLELADHTGTPVMGKDYKTGQTFMKTLIAPGIQARMLGLIGWYSTNILGNRDGEVLDDPGSFKTKEKSKMSVLDSILEPNIYPELYGKYAHKVRIDYYPPRGDNKEGWDNIDIAGWMGMPMQIKINFLCRDSILAAPMVLDLALFLDFSKRAGLKGIQEWLSFYFKSPMCRADLTPEHNLFLQHLKLKNTLRILMGEEVLDHSGLDYYDPVKGTPTPAAPPRTGRKAAKPAVAAKPVVADF encoded by the coding sequence ATGAACGATCCGAAGAACATCAAACCCTGCCGCGGCCGCCTCGGCGTGCTCATGCCCGGCATGGGCGCGATCACCAGCACCTTCCTCGCGGGCCTCATGCTCCACCGAAAGAAGCTCGGCCAACTGACCGGCTCGCTGACCCAGCTGCAGACCATCCGTCTGGGCAAGCGCTACGAGAACCGCCGCCCGCTCATCAAGGATTTCGTCCCCCTCGCGAAGATCGACGACCTCGTCTTCGGCGGCTGGGACATCTTCACCGACACCATGTACGAGGCCGCGCTCAACGCTTCGGTCCTCCCCGAGGTGCGCCTGCGCCCCGTCCGCGAGGAGCTCGAAGCCATCCGCCCGATGAGCGCCGTCTTCGACCGCAGCTTCATCAGGAACCTCGACGGTCCCAACGTGAAGAAGGGCAAGACGAAGTGGGACCTCGCGCAGCAGCTCATCGAGGACATCCAGGACTTCAAGTCCCGCAACCGCTGCGAGCGGCTCGTGATGGTCTGGTGCGGCTCCACCGAGATCCTCCCCGAACACGGCCGCGCGCACCTGTCGACCGAGGAGTTCGAGAAGGGCCTCAAAAAGAACTCTCCATCGATCCCGCCGTCGATGATCTATGCCTACGCGGCGGCGAAGCTCGGCATCCCCTACGCCAACGGCGCGCCCAACCTCTCGATGGACGTCCCCGCCCTGCTCGAACTCGCCGATCACACGGGAACGCCCGTCATGGGGAAGGATTACAAGACCGGGCAGACGTTCATGAAGACGCTCATCGCCCCCGGCATCCAGGCGCGCATGCTCGGCCTCATCGGCTGGTACTCCACGAACATCCTCGGCAACCGCGACGGCGAGGTGCTCGACGACCCGGGCTCCTTCAAGACCAAGGAGAAGAGCAAGATGTCCGTGCTCGACTCCATCCTCGAGCCCAACATCTACCCCGAGCTCTACGGGAAGTACGCGCACAAGGTCCGCATCGACTACTACCCTCCCCGCGGGGACAACAAGGAGGGCTGGGACAACATCGACATCGCCGGCTGGATGGGCATGCCGATGCAGATCAAGATCAACTTCCTCTGCCGCGACTCGATCCTCGCGGCGCCGATGGTGCTCGACCTCGCGCTCTTCCTCGACTTCTCGAAGCGCGCGGGACTCAAGGGCATCCAGGAGTGGCTCTCGTTCTACTTCAAGTCCCCGATGTGCCGCGCGGACCTCACGCCCGAGCACAACCTGTTCCTCCAGCACCTCAAGCTGAAGAACACGCTGCGCATCCTCATGGGCGAGGAAGTCCTCGACCATTCGGGTCTCGACTACTACGACCCGGTGAAGGGCACTCCGACGCCGGCGGCGCCTCCGCGCACCGGCCGGAAGGCCGCGAAGCCGGCCGTCGCGGCGAAGCCGGTGGTCGCCGACTTCTAA
- a CDS encoding HAD family hydrolase → MLKAVLFDYGGTLDSDGVPWLERFLPLYKEAGLETPEEELRRAFYDSDDHLPERFDLKGLDLEATVSRQVGWVVGRLAPGRSDIERSVVRGFVDSSRKAFRRNRPLLERLGRRYRLGIVSNFYGNLEGILRAEGLGDLFGVVSDSGVVGCIKPEGGIFLHATKALGVRPEEALMVGDSAKRDMRGAENAGLPHAWIAGDRPDRTPCCPEARVLNSVLDLEAWLLN, encoded by the coding sequence ATGTTGAAGGCCGTGCTCTTTGACTATGGCGGCACCCTGGATTCGGACGGGGTCCCCTGGCTCGAGCGCTTCCTCCCCCTCTACAAGGAGGCGGGACTCGAGACCCCTGAGGAGGAGCTCCGTCGGGCCTTCTACGACTCCGACGACCACCTTCCTGAGCGCTTCGACCTCAAGGGCCTCGACCTCGAGGCGACCGTCTCGCGTCAGGTCGGCTGGGTCGTCGGGCGTCTGGCCCCGGGGCGCAGCGACATCGAACGGTCGGTGGTCCGGGGCTTCGTGGACTCCTCGCGGAAGGCCTTTCGCCGCAACCGCCCCCTGCTCGAGCGCCTCGGGCGCCGCTACCGGCTGGGGATCGTCTCGAACTTCTACGGAAACCTCGAGGGTATCCTGCGCGCCGAGGGTCTCGGCGACCTCTTCGGCGTCGTCTCGGACTCGGGGGTCGTGGGCTGCATCAAGCCCGAGGGGGGGATCTTCCTGCACGCGACGAAGGCGCTCGGGGTGCGTCCCGAGGAGGCCCTGATGGTCGGGGACTCCGCCAAGCGCGACATGCGCGGCGCCGAGAACGCCGGTCTGCCCCACGCCTGGATCGCCGGAGACCGCCCGGACCGCACGCCCTGCTGCCCCGAGGCCCGCGTCCTGAACTCCGTCCTGGACCTCGAAGCATGGCTGCTGAACTGA
- a CDS encoding NDP-sugar synthase, with the protein MAAELKPLAGGIIAAGDGTRLAERYPGLPKPLVPVGGRPLIAWAVGSLKAAGATRLTVLFNTRGDAARDWLKRNPQGLRIDFLRRDTASSWESFRLVSRTLARDAERFLVSTTDTVMSPRDAERFAREAFRDGADAALALTRFVDDEKPLWVDAVRGRVRAVGADAVRRDAVTCGVYALTARTAGAMPAAAAHAKLRDFWTELVRSGAKVRGVLLADTVDVDRPEDVAVAEKMIT; encoded by the coding sequence ATGGCTGCTGAACTGAAGCCCCTCGCGGGCGGCATCATCGCCGCGGGCGACGGGACCCGGCTCGCCGAGCGCTATCCGGGACTGCCCAAGCCGCTCGTCCCCGTCGGAGGACGGCCGCTGATCGCCTGGGCGGTCGGCTCGCTGAAGGCGGCGGGCGCGACGCGCCTGACGGTGCTCTTCAACACGCGCGGCGACGCGGCGCGCGACTGGCTCAAGCGCAACCCCCAGGGGCTGCGGATCGATTTCCTCCGCCGGGACACCGCCTCCTCGTGGGAGAGCTTCCGCCTCGTCAGCCGGACGCTCGCCCGGGACGCGGAGCGGTTCCTGGTGAGCACGACGGACACCGTGATGTCCCCGCGCGACGCGGAGCGCTTCGCGCGGGAGGCCTTCCGGGACGGGGCCGACGCGGCCCTGGCGCTGACGCGCTTCGTCGACGACGAGAAGCCGCTCTGGGTGGACGCGGTCCGCGGACGCGTGCGGGCCGTCGGGGCGGACGCGGTCCGCCGCGACGCGGTGACGTGCGGCGTCTACGCGCTCACGGCGCGGACGGCTGGGGCGATGCCCGCGGCCGCCGCGCACGCGAAGCTGCGGGATTTCTGGACGGAGCTCGTACGCTCCGGAGCGAAGGTGCGCGGCGTACTGCTCGCCGACACCGTGGACGTCGACCGGCCCGAGGACGTAGCGGTCGCGGAGAAGATGATCACATGA
- a CDS encoding aspartate aminotransferase family protein, producing MKTVVEQPTTPWQAGPISRKLHAEEQTYMTPGLQQIATFSQLVLERGERATLYDADGRSYLDFVAGVCVASIGHGHPVFAKMLSEQAERLSVGSFTTKNRVEFLRRVVQHTPKGLDRVQLYSSGAEAVEAAVRLAKSHTKNFEVLSFWGGFHGKTGGILGLMGSDFKHYLGPISPGLYLTPYPNPYRNVFGIHDPEELAARCLEFMREKIKMETSNRLAAIILEPVQGTAGNILPPPGFLKAVRDIAHEHGALLIADEMITGFGRTGHWFGVDHDGVVPDIMTVGKGVAGGFPVSGIITTAEIAQAKPFANPSGSSSSYGGNPLASAACNASLKILEDERLVENSRKVGAAMLSRLKKTMDRFPFIGDVRGRGLMLGVEFVEDRKTRKPLRKEACRAIFDECLKRGLITMSYSPALRINPPLNIREDEAMRGIDILEESLEVVQKRFSL from the coding sequence ATGAAGACCGTTGTGGAACAGCCGACGACGCCCTGGCAGGCCGGACCGATCTCCCGCAAGCTCCATGCGGAGGAGCAGACCTACATGACCCCGGGGCTGCAGCAGATCGCGACCTTCTCGCAGCTCGTCCTCGAGCGCGGCGAACGGGCCACGCTCTACGACGCCGACGGCCGCAGCTACCTCGACTTCGTCGCCGGGGTCTGCGTCGCCTCCATCGGCCACGGCCACCCGGTCTTCGCCAAGATGCTCTCCGAGCAGGCCGAGCGCCTCTCGGTCGGCAGCTTCACGACGAAGAACCGCGTCGAGTTCCTGCGCCGCGTGGTCCAGCACACCCCGAAGGGGCTCGACCGCGTCCAGCTCTACTCGAGCGGCGCCGAAGCCGTCGAGGCCGCCGTCCGCCTGGCCAAGAGCCACACCAAGAACTTCGAGGTCCTCTCGTTCTGGGGCGGCTTCCACGGCAAGACCGGGGGCATCCTGGGTCTGATGGGCAGCGACTTCAAGCACTACCTCGGACCGATCTCCCCCGGCCTCTACCTGACCCCCTATCCGAACCCCTACCGCAACGTCTTCGGCATCCACGACCCCGAAGAGCTTGCGGCGCGCTGCCTCGAGTTCATGCGCGAGAAGATCAAGATGGAGACCTCCAACCGCCTTGCGGCGATCATCCTCGAGCCCGTGCAGGGGACGGCGGGCAACATCCTGCCGCCGCCCGGCTTCCTCAAGGCCGTGCGCGACATCGCGCACGAGCACGGCGCGCTCCTCATCGCCGACGAGATGATCACCGGCTTCGGCCGGACCGGCCACTGGTTCGGCGTCGACCACGACGGGGTCGTGCCGGACATCATGACGGTCGGCAAGGGCGTCGCCGGAGGCTTCCCGGTCAGCGGCATCATCACGACCGCCGAGATCGCGCAGGCCAAGCCCTTCGCGAACCCGAGCGGCTCCTCCTCGAGCTACGGCGGCAACCCGCTGGCCTCCGCGGCCTGCAACGCGTCGCTGAAGATCCTCGAGGACGAGAGGCTCGTCGAGAACTCCAGGAAGGTCGGCGCCGCGATGCTCAGCCGCCTCAAGAAGACCATGGACCGCTTCCCCTTCATCGGGGACGTCCGCGGCCGCGGGCTCATGCTCGGCGTCGAGTTCGTCGAGGACCGCAAGACCCGCAAGCCCCTGCGCAAGGAAGCCTGCCGGGCCATCTTCGACGAGTGCCTCAAGCGCGGCCTCATCACGATGTCCTACTCGCCGGCCCTGCGCATCAACCCGCCGCTGAACATCCGCGAGGACGAGGCGATGCGCGGCATCGACATCCTCGAAGAGTCGCTCGAGGTCGTCCAGAAGAGGTTCAGCCTCTGA
- a CDS encoding PilN domain-containing protein — MIRVNLVPQEILDREVAQLRTKQAAVLGAVLAVILAAVSVLHFWRAVSLESQYKIDKAELDRLQKIVAQVEELERTAAQVRARLNVIVDLMKYRTLYPRFMEDLVKTLPSGVTLTGLSTVGDQKGLMVTMTCRSLSSDDVAAILRAFEGSDRFKEPVLTGGISISGLGGESSFSMTVKYAPQPEKS; from the coding sequence ATGATCCGAGTCAACCTCGTCCCGCAGGAGATCCTGGACAGGGAGGTCGCCCAGCTCCGGACGAAGCAGGCGGCCGTGCTGGGCGCCGTGCTCGCGGTCATCCTGGCCGCCGTCTCCGTCCTCCACTTCTGGCGCGCCGTCTCGCTCGAGAGTCAGTACAAGATCGACAAGGCCGAGCTCGACCGGCTCCAGAAGATCGTCGCCCAGGTCGAGGAGCTCGAGCGCACCGCCGCTCAGGTCCGCGCGCGCCTGAACGTCATCGTCGACCTCATGAAATACCGCACCCTCTATCCGCGCTTCATGGAGGACCTCGTCAAGACGCTTCCGTCCGGGGTCACTCTGACGGGCCTGTCGACGGTCGGCGACCAGAAGGGGCTCATGGTCACGATGACCTGCAGATCGCTCTCCAGCGACGACGTCGCGGCCATCCTGCGCGCCTTCGAGGGATCCGACCGCTTCAAGGAACCCGTCCTCACGGGCGGCATCTCCATCTCGGGTCTCGGCGGAGAGAGCTCGTTCAGCATGACGGTGAAATACGCTCCGCAGCCGGAGAAGAGCTGA
- the pilM gene encoding type IV pilus assembly protein PilM yields MAGIQDKLKGIDLKKLKDKLGSLFMGPQEILGVDIGSYSIKVVYLKNEGGAYRLKAWGHLPIETKPDASPDDRKQQTVNTLRAFLIQKGLPVHHAATAISGNSVIVRYVKFPLLTKNELKATLATEAEPFIPFDIKDVQLSFHILSEVMEEGQKRMETVLVAAKKDAVQARVEVLEAVGLRPAIIDVDSFALENVHERGEHAAGGSTLYLNIGHTVTNLSIIEGNVTRVVRDIFISGSTFTKAVVKALQCDLAKAEEAKKSHGLLLEQEEKEKALAEGNKDALAVSQAVAATMKDLVAEVHRSVDFYLSQGPERSVSRIVLSGGTARMKNLSKYLTAELKVPVSLLDPFASLGQPADIPPDLLPTFGVAVGLGLRRNRDWA; encoded by the coding sequence ATGGCCGGGATACAGGACAAACTGAAAGGCATCGACCTTAAGAAGCTCAAGGACAAGCTGGGCTCCCTGTTCATGGGGCCGCAGGAGATCCTCGGCGTCGATATCGGCAGTTATTCGATCAAGGTCGTCTACCTCAAGAACGAGGGCGGCGCGTACCGCCTCAAGGCCTGGGGACACCTCCCCATCGAGACCAAGCCCGATGCGTCTCCCGACGACCGCAAGCAGCAGACGGTCAACACCCTGCGCGCGTTCCTCATCCAGAAGGGCCTGCCCGTCCATCACGCGGCCACGGCCATCAGCGGCAACTCGGTCATCGTCCGCTACGTCAAGTTCCCCCTGTTGACGAAGAACGAGCTCAAGGCCACGCTCGCCACCGAGGCCGAGCCCTTCATCCCTTTCGACATCAAGGACGTCCAGCTCAGCTTCCACATCCTCAGCGAGGTCATGGAGGAAGGGCAGAAGCGCATGGAGACCGTCCTGGTCGCCGCGAAGAAGGACGCGGTGCAGGCGCGCGTCGAGGTCCTGGAGGCGGTCGGCCTGCGCCCGGCGATCATCGACGTCGACTCCTTCGCCCTCGAGAACGTCCACGAGCGGGGCGAGCACGCGGCCGGCGGCTCCACCCTTTACCTCAATATCGGGCACACGGTCACGAACCTCTCGATCATCGAGGGCAACGTCACCCGCGTCGTGCGCGACATCTTCATCTCGGGCTCCACCTTCACCAAGGCGGTCGTGAAGGCGCTCCAGTGCGACCTCGCGAAGGCCGAGGAGGCCAAGAAGTCGCATGGCCTGCTCCTCGAACAGGAAGAGAAGGAGAAGGCCCTCGCCGAGGGGAACAAGGACGCGCTGGCCGTCTCCCAGGCGGTGGCCGCGACGATGAAGGACCTCGTCGCCGAGGTTCACCGGTCGGTCGACTTCTATCTCTCGCAGGGCCCCGAGCGCTCCGTCTCGCGCATCGTGCTCTCCGGCGGGACCGCCCGCATGAAGAACCTCTCCAAGTATCTGACCGCGGAGCTCAAGGTCCCGGTCTCGCTGCTCGATCCGTTCGCCTCGCTGGGGCAGCCGGCGGACATCCCCCCCGACCTGCTCCCGACCTTCGGCGTCGCCGTCGGCCTGGGACTGCGGCGCAACAGGGACTGGGCATGA